The proteins below come from a single Panicum hallii strain FIL2 chromosome 7, PHallii_v3.1, whole genome shotgun sequence genomic window:
- the LOC112899535 gene encoding uncharacterized protein LOC112899535 — MLRFRMRQSLFLEIEDKLATASKFFRQERNAAGVLGFSTRQKCTVGLRMLAYGGPADALDEGSHNDINVLRRSPIFDDLANGKTPPVNFDVNGNTYTLGYYLTDGIYPDWATLVKSISCVKSNKQSVFASQQEKCRKDIERFFGVLVAKWKILHNAARLWSRRDLNTIVLACVILHNMVVEDERGVDLPSVHVSEWPGAANPPITTSRSMPTIEEVNEAYSLIEEKSTAQQLKKDLIEHMWELYGSKSGPFAKESVHLN, encoded by the exons ATGCTCAGGTTCCGTATGCGGCAATCCCTTTTCTTGGAGATTGAAGACAAATTGGCAACTGCAAGTAAGTTCTTCAGACAAGAAAGAAATGCAGCTGGTGTGTTGGGATTCTCCACTAGACAAAAGTGCACTGTGGGTTTACGGATGTTGGCTTATGGAGGGCCAGCAGATGCACTAGATGAAG GATCTCACAACGACATCAATGTGCTGCGCCGCTCTCCTATTTTTGATGATTTGGCAAATGGCAAAACACCACCTGTTAACTTTGATGTCAATGGTAACACTTACACCCTTGGGTACTACCTGACTGACGGGATTTATCCTGATTGGGCGACCTTAGTGAAAAGCATAAGTTGTGTAAAGAGTAACAAGCAGTCGGTGTTTGCATCACAGCAGGAAAAATGCCGCAAGGACATAGAGAGATTTTTTGGAGTACTTGTAGCCAAGTGGAAGATTTTGCATAATGCTGCTCGTTTGTGGAGTCGGCGTGACCTCAACACCATTGTGCTGGCCTGTGTCATCCTACACAATATGGTGGTGGAGGATGAACGTGGAGTTGATCTTCCAAGCGTGCACGTGTCAGAGTGGCCAGGTGCAGCTAACCCTCCAATAACTACAAGCAGATCAATGCCTACAATTGAGGAGGTCAATGAAGCTTATTCTTTGATCGAAGAGAAATCCACTGCCCAGCAACTAAAAAAAGATCTTATTGAACATATGTGGGAATTGTATGGGTCGAAGTCTGGACCATTTGCCAAAGAGTCAGTACATCTGAACTAA